In Halopseudomonas xinjiangensis, a single genomic region encodes these proteins:
- a CDS encoding diacylglycerol kinase, whose protein sequence is MENPHKGVTGVRRIWRAMGYSFDGLLVAYRGEAAFRQLVWLAMLLVPLTFVMPITRLERALLVACVLFSLVVELLNSAIEAAIDRISLERHPLSKASKDMGSAAQMISLIIIAVVWGLVLVG, encoded by the coding sequence ATGGAAAACCCTCACAAGGGCGTAACCGGAGTACGCCGAATCTGGCGCGCCATGGGTTATTCCTTCGATGGCCTGTTGGTGGCCTACCGTGGTGAAGCAGCCTTCCGGCAGCTGGTGTGGCTTGCCATGCTATTGGTTCCGTTGACCTTCGTTATGCCGATCACCCGGTTGGAAAGGGCGCTGCTGGTTGCTTGCGTGTTGTTTTCACTGGTTGTCGAATTGCTCAATTCCGCCATCGAGGCGGCCATCGATCGAATCTCCCTCGAGCGTCACCCGCTGTCCAAGGCGTCCAAGGACATGGGAAGCGCTGCGCAAATGATCAGCCTGATCATCATCGCCGTGGTCTGGGGCCTGGTGCTGGTCGGCTGA
- a CDS encoding LysR family transcriptional regulator — protein MLVFERVAATGSFTAAARHFRRAVSSISRQIRALEDSVGQPLLYRHTRAVTLTEAGRRYYEEVRDILERLDMATEALSQPHAEPSGVLRINAPAAFGQHQIVPLLYHFQQRYPGIKAELFLNDRVVDPVREGHDMTFRVGNLSDSSLVARRLAPMNYVVAASPDYLARRGTPETPEALSEHDCLIYQGELGRQRWYFQRGSTAEVAYEVDGSLASNDAESLLRAAVLGQGLILFPTWLVAAELARGALVEVLQPWRCEVMPGRRELYVLTRERRLSTLKVQAFMEYLFETVSPSPPWDRWREKMVKRQA, from the coding sequence TTGCTGGTATTCGAGCGCGTCGCTGCCACCGGCAGCTTTACTGCCGCCGCGCGCCACTTCCGTCGTGCCGTGTCGTCAATCTCGCGTCAGATTCGAGCGTTGGAGGACTCGGTTGGGCAACCGCTCCTCTACCGGCATACGCGTGCGGTCACTTTGACGGAAGCGGGCAGACGGTACTACGAAGAAGTACGCGACATTCTCGAACGTCTCGACATGGCGACCGAGGCGCTAAGTCAGCCACACGCGGAGCCCAGCGGTGTGCTGCGCATCAATGCCCCGGCGGCCTTCGGTCAGCACCAAATCGTGCCTTTGCTCTATCACTTCCAGCAGCGCTACCCCGGCATCAAGGCTGAACTGTTTTTGAATGATCGAGTGGTCGATCCGGTGCGCGAAGGTCATGACATGACCTTCCGGGTCGGTAATTTATCCGACTCGTCGCTGGTGGCACGTCGGCTTGCGCCGATGAATTATGTCGTGGCTGCGTCGCCCGACTACCTGGCAAGGCGGGGAACACCGGAGACGCCCGAGGCACTTTCGGAGCACGACTGCTTGATTTATCAGGGCGAACTCGGCCGCCAGCGATGGTACTTCCAGCGGGGCAGCACGGCGGAAGTTGCTTACGAGGTAGACGGCAGTCTCGCCAGCAACGACGCCGAAAGCTTGTTGAGAGCGGCGGTCCTCGGCCAGGGGCTGATCTTGTTTCCGACATGGCTGGTCGCCGCGGAACTGGCCAGGGGTGCTCTGGTGGAAGTGCTCCAGCCATGGCGATGCGAGGTCATGCCCGGCCGCCGCGAACTTTATGTGTTAACCCGAGAACGACGGCTCAGCACCCTCAAGGTACAGGCGTTTATGGAATACCTGTTCGAGACAGTCTCGCCCTCTCCTCCCTGGGATCGCTGGCGGGAGAAAATGGTCAAGCGACAGGCGTGA
- a CDS encoding crotonase/enoyl-CoA hydratase family protein has translation MSELVSYRLADGVAYLGLDNGKVNAVSPDVVVALNKALDQAEQDKAVVVLSGKPGILSGGYDLKVMTASADSAKSLVAAGSTLARRMLAHPYPVVVACTGHAVAKGAFLLLSADYRIGVEGPFKIGLNEVAIGMTMHHVGIELARARLTPSAFNRSVINAEMFDPADAVTAGFLDKVVAPEQFEQEVAAAAQALTKLNMGAHRNTKRKSRTALLELLDQSIEIDKQHSL, from the coding sequence ATGAGCGAACTGGTTTCCTATCGTCTGGCCGATGGCGTGGCCTATCTCGGGCTGGATAATGGCAAGGTCAACGCTGTATCTCCTGACGTAGTCGTCGCGCTGAACAAGGCGCTGGACCAGGCCGAACAGGACAAGGCTGTAGTCGTGCTGTCGGGCAAGCCCGGCATTCTATCCGGTGGCTACGATCTGAAAGTAATGACCGCCAGCGCTGATTCGGCCAAGAGCCTGGTTGCCGCCGGATCGACCCTCGCCCGTCGCATGCTCGCCCACCCCTACCCAGTTGTCGTCGCCTGCACCGGCCACGCCGTCGCCAAGGGCGCTTTCCTGTTGCTGTCCGCCGATTACCGCATCGGGGTCGAGGGGCCCTTCAAGATCGGCCTGAACGAAGTCGCCATCGGCATGACCATGCACCATGTCGGTATCGAGCTCGCCCGGGCGCGCCTGACGCCTTCTGCTTTCAATCGGTCGGTAATCAACGCTGAGATGTTCGATCCGGCTGATGCCGTGACGGCCGGCTTCCTCGACAAGGTGGTTGCCCCGGAACAGTTCGAGCAGGAGGTCGCTGCGGCTGCTCAGGCGCTGACCAAGTTGAACATGGGCGCGCATCGCAATACCAAGCGCAAGAGCCGCACGGCCCTTCTGGAGCTGCTCGATCAGTCCATCGAGATCGACAAGCAGCACAGCCTCTGA
- a CDS encoding hybrid sensor histidine kinase/response regulator — protein sequence MTLSGGLVASVFILYMAVLFAIAFWGDRRTTEFNPRLRVWIYSLSLAVWCTSWTFFGAVGMASGQLWGFLPIYLGPVILFLFGWRLYARMIAISKQENITSIADFIASRYGKSQALAVAVTLLCLVSVLPYIALQLKGIVLGYSLLSAPSVAHGFPADQASGAEDTALIVTLVLALFTILFGTRSLDATEHHRGMMLAIAFESLVKLLAFLAVGAFVTFGLFGGFADLIERARTSSELADYWQRQTHLTSLLFQTFIAVLAFLCLPRQFQVTVVENNEPGDLRLARWVFPAYLILAGLFVIPISLAGQMTLGPATSADSYVISIPLLEGHPILALLAFIGGASAATGMVIVAAIALSTMVSNDVVLPLLLRSKNRPERSYEEFRGWLLNVRRTSILVILLLAYVVYRLIGSAGSLANIGQLAFAAIAQLAPAMFGALFWKQANRTGVFAGLGIGITLWVYLLILPLIGNGMGWNLYGWPGIQALHSTSFGLPVDPITLGSLIALACNAGVFVLVSQGSRTRVLEHWQAGRFVSHDGQHATDGPSRALLRVMVEDLLTLASRFVGEERAQSSFHRYAEVQGATFSNTQVANTGWISHTERLLAGVLGASSARVVVKAAIEGRDMQFDDVVRIVDEASEVLQFNRGLLQGAIENITQGISVVDKELRLVAWNRRYLDMFEYPDGLIAIGRPVADIILCNAQRGLCGPGDPQSHVNKRIGWMKQGTAHRSERLFPNGRVIEIIGNPMPGGGFVMSFTDITAFREAEQALKESNESLEQRVAERTHELSELNQALLRAQAQTERTAQSKSRFLTAVSHDLMQPLNAARLFSASLSHQPNLPPEAEELVQHLDTSLRSAEDLISDLLDISRLEAGRIKPEWSDFPLEELFEPLRVEFGALAGEQKVDLRVHGSRMRVRSDMRLLRRILQNFLTNAFRYAGRSKVLLGVRRVDNRVRIEVWDQGPGIPRDKLQVIFEEFQRLDSHRTQAEKGLGLGLAIADGLCRVLGHELQVRSWPGRGSVFSVTLPVAQYAQRPATKAAAQAVPALAGAQILCIDNEPNILTGMNSLLGRWQCHVATARDRSDVARLLEQGFRPQLVLVDYHLDGGDTGTELMQWLREQQGHDLPGVVISADGRSELITRIRLAGLDYLSKPLKPAALRALISRYVTLH from the coding sequence ATGACCCTTTCCGGCGGCCTGGTCGCCAGTGTCTTCATTCTTTACATGGCAGTCCTGTTCGCCATCGCCTTCTGGGGCGATCGCCGAACGACTGAGTTCAATCCGCGTCTGCGGGTCTGGATCTACAGCCTCTCGTTGGCCGTATGGTGTACCAGCTGGACGTTCTTCGGCGCCGTGGGAATGGCCTCGGGACAGCTGTGGGGTTTTTTGCCGATCTACCTGGGCCCGGTAATCCTGTTTCTGTTCGGCTGGCGGCTGTACGCACGCATGATCGCCATCAGCAAGCAGGAAAACATCACTTCGATCGCCGATTTCATCGCCTCGCGCTATGGCAAATCGCAAGCCCTCGCGGTTGCCGTCACCCTGTTGTGTCTGGTCAGCGTGCTGCCCTACATCGCTTTGCAGCTCAAGGGCATCGTTCTGGGCTACAGCCTGCTCAGCGCGCCGAGCGTCGCGCATGGGTTCCCCGCCGACCAGGCCAGCGGAGCGGAAGACACCGCGCTCATCGTTACGCTGGTGCTGGCGCTGTTTACCATTCTGTTTGGCACGCGCAGCCTGGATGCCACCGAGCACCACCGCGGCATGATGCTGGCGATCGCCTTCGAGTCGCTGGTCAAACTGCTGGCGTTTCTGGCCGTCGGCGCTTTCGTTACCTTCGGCCTGTTCGGCGGCTTCGCTGATCTGATCGAGCGGGCCAGAACCAGCTCGGAGCTGGCCGACTACTGGCAGCGGCAAACGCACCTGACCAGCCTGTTGTTCCAGACGTTCATCGCCGTGCTCGCGTTCCTCTGCCTGCCGCGCCAGTTCCAGGTGACGGTGGTCGAGAACAACGAGCCGGGAGATCTGCGCCTGGCCCGCTGGGTATTTCCTGCCTACCTGATCCTGGCCGGCCTGTTCGTCATCCCTATCAGTCTCGCCGGGCAGATGACGCTGGGTCCGGCCACTAGCGCCGATTCCTACGTCATCAGCATTCCGTTGCTTGAAGGCCATCCGATCCTGGCGCTGCTGGCCTTCATTGGTGGCGCATCGGCAGCCACGGGCATGGTCATCGTCGCGGCCATCGCGCTTAGCACCATGGTCTCCAACGATGTTGTGCTGCCTCTGTTGTTGCGCAGCAAGAACCGCCCCGAGCGTTCCTATGAAGAGTTCCGCGGTTGGCTGCTGAATGTGCGCCGCACCAGCATCCTGGTCATTCTGTTGCTGGCTTATGTGGTGTATCGGCTTATCGGCTCGGCTGGTAGCCTGGCCAATATCGGTCAGTTGGCGTTCGCTGCGATTGCGCAGTTGGCGCCGGCGATGTTCGGCGCCTTGTTCTGGAAGCAGGCGAATCGAACCGGGGTGTTCGCCGGGCTTGGCATCGGGATTACCCTGTGGGTGTACCTGTTGATTCTGCCGCTGATCGGTAACGGCATGGGCTGGAATCTGTATGGGTGGCCGGGCATCCAGGCCCTGCATTCGACTTCGTTCGGATTGCCGGTCGACCCGATCACCCTCGGCAGTCTGATTGCGCTGGCCTGTAACGCGGGGGTATTCGTGCTGGTATCGCAGGGGAGCCGCACCCGGGTACTGGAACACTGGCAGGCGGGCCGCTTCGTCAGCCACGACGGGCAACATGCCACAGACGGTCCGAGCCGGGCACTCCTGCGAGTGATGGTCGAAGACCTCCTGACGCTGGCTTCACGTTTCGTTGGTGAGGAACGCGCCCAATCCTCGTTTCACCGCTACGCCGAGGTCCAAGGCGCTACGTTCTCCAATACCCAGGTTGCCAACACCGGCTGGATCAGCCACACCGAGCGCCTGCTGGCGGGGGTGCTGGGAGCCTCTTCGGCACGTGTGGTGGTGAAAGCAGCCATTGAAGGGCGCGATATGCAGTTCGACGATGTCGTGCGTATCGTCGACGAGGCGTCAGAGGTTTTGCAGTTCAACCGCGGGCTGCTCCAGGGTGCCATTGAAAACATCACCCAGGGCATCAGTGTGGTCGACAAGGAACTGCGTCTGGTGGCCTGGAACCGGCGTTACCTCGACATGTTCGAGTATCCGGATGGTCTCATCGCTATCGGCCGTCCGGTGGCCGATATCATTCTTTGCAATGCTCAGCGCGGGCTCTGCGGACCGGGCGACCCGCAATCCCACGTCAACAAGCGCATCGGCTGGATGAAGCAGGGCACCGCCCATCGCTCCGAGCGGTTGTTCCCCAACGGACGCGTCATCGAGATCATCGGTAATCCGATGCCGGGCGGCGGTTTCGTCATGAGCTTCACCGACATCACCGCATTCCGTGAGGCCGAGCAGGCACTCAAGGAATCCAACGAGAGTCTCGAGCAGCGCGTTGCCGAGCGTACCCACGAGCTGTCTGAACTGAACCAGGCGCTGTTGCGGGCACAGGCGCAAACCGAGCGTACGGCGCAGTCCAAGAGTCGCTTTCTCACGGCGGTCAGCCATGACCTGATGCAACCGCTGAACGCCGCGCGGCTGTTTTCAGCTTCTCTGTCACATCAGCCGAACCTGCCGCCGGAAGCCGAAGAGCTGGTGCAGCATCTCGACACCTCGCTGCGATCAGCCGAAGACCTGATTTCAGACCTGCTGGATATCTCGCGCCTGGAAGCCGGCCGCATCAAGCCGGAATGGAGTGACTTCCCGCTCGAGGAACTGTTCGAGCCGCTGCGGGTGGAGTTCGGCGCGCTGGCCGGGGAGCAGAAAGTCGATCTGCGCGTTCACGGCTCGCGTATGCGGGTACGCAGCGATATGCGCCTGCTGCGACGAATTCTGCAGAACTTCCTCACCAACGCGTTTCGCTACGCCGGGCGCTCCAAAGTGCTGCTGGGCGTGCGGCGCGTCGACAACCGGGTGCGTATCGAGGTGTGGGACCAAGGCCCCGGAATTCCTCGGGACAAGCTGCAGGTCATTTTCGAGGAGTTTCAGCGTCTGGACAGTCATCGCACCCAAGCGGAGAAGGGGCTGGGTCTCGGGCTGGCGATCGCCGATGGACTGTGCCGCGTGTTGGGCCATGAATTGCAGGTGCGGTCCTGGCCTGGCCGCGGCTCGGTTTTCAGCGTCACGCTGCCGGTCGCGCAGTACGCGCAGCGACCGGCGACAAAGGCTGCCGCGCAGGCGGTTCCCGCTCTGGCCGGCGCGCAGATTCTCTGTATCGACAACGAACCCAACATCCTTACCGGCATGAACAGCCTGCTCGGCCGCTGGCAATGCCATGTCGCGACCGCACGTGATCGCAGCGATGTAGCCAGGCTGCTGGAACAGGGCTTCCGTCCGCAGTTGGTGCTGGTCGACTATCACCTCGATGGTGGCGATACGGGGACTGAATTGATGCAATGGCTGCGTGAGCAACAGGGCCATGACCTGCCGGGCGTCGTCATCAGCGCCGATGGCCGGAGCGAACTGATCACTCGGATTCGCCTGGCCGGGCTGGACTACCTTTCCAAACCGCTCAAGCCGGCTGCTTTGCGCGCGTTGATCAGCCGCTACGTCACGCTTCATTAG
- a CDS encoding AzlD domain-containing protein — protein MSGYEWVLVTGMALITFAIRYGLFAVGHRVRFNPWLSQALTYVPVAVLTAIIIPAMFMPDGHTLQLSLDNAYLMGGLVAIAIAAKWRNLLATIAGGMAFFFLWRWLRG, from the coding sequence ATGAGCGGATATGAATGGGTGCTTGTAACGGGTATGGCGCTGATTACTTTCGCCATTCGCTACGGGTTGTTCGCGGTCGGCCACCGGGTACGCTTCAATCCCTGGCTCAGCCAGGCACTGACCTACGTGCCGGTGGCGGTATTGACCGCGATCATCATCCCGGCGATGTTCATGCCCGACGGGCACACGCTGCAACTCTCGTTGGACAACGCGTACCTGATGGGCGGCCTGGTAGCCATAGCGATTGCCGCCAAATGGCGAAATCTGCTGGCTACCATCGCAGGCGGCATGGCGTTTTTCTTCCTGTGGCGCTGGTTGCGCGGATGA
- a CDS encoding MFS transporter, with the protein MPGDTAQHTATPSRAMAMSAALMAIFTTIFASNLPTPLYSVWQARWGFSSAALTGVFSIYVLGVVSTLLTLGALSDKLGRRQMMVPGLLFILAGGVAFLLADGIVGLGVARVLTGVGTGIVTGAASAALVELEPNGNWTRAATLSALFFTLGAFAGPTVSSLALRFGPGADIWPFFVVILLSAGSIMLMLTAPWPAGVGQRMEGFSLRAWRPTTVKVPRELLGAFIFCAAAICLAWSTGSLYASLGPSLARYLVGIDDRAIAGLFAAAWQLAAGMTQFACQRQPVNRLLIAGPSMLIFGLMAMAGAVLTSSPWLFALATLGTAVGAGCTGVVAVASISNVAPPGERGSIISAFYLMAYLTMATVVLSVGFVSDQLGFGTTVLGFTVLISIAAASLMAVAIHSKRAWIW; encoded by the coding sequence ATGCCCGGCGACACGGCCCAGCACACCGCAACCCCCTCTCGCGCCATGGCCATGTCGGCGGCGCTGATGGCGATATTCACGACCATCTTTGCCAGCAATCTACCCACTCCGCTTTATTCCGTATGGCAGGCTCGCTGGGGATTCTCCTCGGCGGCATTGACCGGCGTATTCTCGATATACGTGCTGGGCGTGGTTAGCACGCTGCTGACGCTCGGCGCGCTATCGGACAAGCTAGGCCGACGGCAGATGATGGTGCCAGGATTGCTGTTCATTCTTGCCGGCGGCGTGGCCTTCCTGCTCGCAGACGGCATTGTCGGCCTGGGTGTGGCGCGGGTGTTGACCGGCGTCGGTACCGGGATCGTCACTGGCGCGGCGTCTGCCGCCCTGGTGGAACTAGAACCGAATGGCAACTGGACCCGCGCGGCGACGCTGTCAGCACTTTTCTTCACGCTGGGTGCGTTTGCCGGGCCTACGGTCAGCTCATTAGCGCTGCGCTTCGGGCCGGGCGCCGATATCTGGCCCTTCTTCGTGGTCATTCTGCTCAGTGCAGGCTCGATCATGCTCATGCTGACCGCGCCCTGGCCAGCCGGCGTTGGCCAGCGCATGGAGGGCTTCAGTCTGCGCGCCTGGCGACCGACAACGGTCAAGGTCCCACGCGAACTGCTCGGCGCGTTCATCTTCTGCGCCGCAGCGATCTGCCTGGCGTGGTCGACTGGAAGTCTTTACGCCTCGCTCGGACCCTCGCTTGCGCGCTATCTGGTCGGTATCGACGATCGGGCGATCGCCGGTCTGTTCGCTGCAGCCTGGCAGTTGGCTGCCGGAATGACGCAATTCGCCTGCCAGCGCCAGCCGGTCAACCGGTTACTGATCGCCGGGCCCAGCATGCTGATTTTCGGCCTGATGGCGATGGCCGGTGCGGTACTGACCAGCTCGCCCTGGCTGTTCGCGCTCGCCACGCTGGGCACCGCGGTCGGCGCCGGATGCACAGGTGTCGTAGCGGTAGCGTCGATCAGCAATGTCGCGCCGCCCGGAGAACGTGGCAGCATCATCTCCGCGTTTTATCTGATGGCGTACCTGACCATGGCCACGGTTGTGCTGAGCGTAGGCTTCGTCAGCGATCAGTTGGGCTTCGGAACGACCGTGCTGGGTTTCACCGTGCTCATCTCGATTGCGGCCGCGAGCTTGATGGCGGTAGCCATCCACAGCAAGCGTGCCTGGATCTGGTAG
- a CDS encoding SDR family oxidoreductase, protein MRKGTALVVGATGITGGNLATHLVASGWTVYGLSRRATEQSGVIPVAVDLLDKQAAEQALAGLPITHVFYCSWVRRENEKANVEANSTMMRNLFEAIDSDNLKHASLVTGTKQYLGSFEAYGSGRIETPFRESEPRVPGDNFYYAQEDVLFDAAKRYNFAWNVHRPHTVIGYARGNVMNMGTTLAVYASICKATGQPFVFPGSQTQWHALTDMTDALVLARQMEWAATTPGAENQAFNTVNGDVFRWRRMWREIGEYFGLQVADCPETPQPLEQRMADAGSVWREIAQKHDLAEPDVEKLASWWHTDADLGREQECVNDITKSRDFGFDHFRETRGAFFDLFDRLRAEKIIP, encoded by the coding sequence ATGCGTAAAGGTACAGCGCTCGTCGTCGGCGCCACCGGTATCACCGGTGGCAACCTGGCTACTCATCTGGTTGCGAGTGGGTGGACGGTCTATGGTCTGTCACGCCGGGCCACTGAGCAGAGCGGGGTGATCCCCGTCGCGGTCGACCTGCTCGACAAGCAGGCCGCGGAGCAGGCGCTAGCGGGTTTACCCATCACCCATGTCTTCTATTGCAGCTGGGTTCGGCGCGAGAACGAGAAAGCCAACGTCGAAGCCAACAGCACAATGATGCGCAACCTGTTCGAGGCGATCGATAGCGACAACTTGAAGCATGCCTCGCTAGTGACAGGCACTAAACAATATCTCGGTTCGTTTGAAGCCTACGGCAGCGGGCGTATCGAGACCCCGTTCAGGGAGTCCGAGCCACGCGTACCAGGTGATAACTTCTACTACGCGCAGGAAGACGTGCTGTTCGATGCCGCCAAGCGTTACAACTTTGCCTGGAACGTGCACCGCCCGCATACGGTGATCGGATACGCCCGTGGCAATGTCATGAACATGGGCACGACACTGGCGGTTTATGCGTCGATCTGCAAAGCGACCGGGCAGCCGTTCGTGTTCCCAGGCTCACAGACGCAGTGGCATGCGCTGACTGACATGACCGATGCACTGGTGCTGGCGCGGCAGATGGAGTGGGCCGCGACCACGCCGGGCGCAGAGAATCAGGCGTTCAACACCGTAAACGGAGACGTTTTCCGCTGGCGTCGCATGTGGCGCGAGATTGGCGAATATTTCGGTCTGCAGGTCGCAGACTGCCCCGAGACGCCGCAGCCGCTGGAGCAGCGGATGGCGGATGCAGGGTCTGTGTGGCGTGAGATTGCTCAGAAGCATGACTTGGCGGAGCCGGACGTCGAAAAACTGGCTTCCTGGTGGCATACCGACGCCGATCTGGGTCGTGAGCAGGAATGCGTTAACGACATCACCAAGTCCCGCGACTTTGGTTTCGACCATTTCCGCGAGACGCGGGGCGCTTTTTTTGACCTGTTCGATCGCCTGCGAGCCGAGAAAATCATCCCCTGA
- a CDS encoding metal-dependent hydrolase — MDSLTQAVLGASVQGAVLGRFQGRKALVYGALLGTLPDMDVLIDFGDAVADMTYHRGFSHSVFVLSTLAVLLTWLTRRLFPDPRYSTGRLFACIALVLLTHVTLDAFTTYGTQLFWPLPTPPVAISSIFIIDPLYTVPLLIAVIAGLIIGLGRFGLRWQYGALAVSTLYLLSTLAGKHMAEQRLDQALEQAGIEADQTFSSPTPFNTLLWRVVAIDDDDYYEGLVSWLDQTPPDLERFPRNAATGQAALEGSPQHDRLRWFTQEVLRYDFVDGHWVVTDLRLGMTGYHPFRFALATQTAHGGTDLISHTEHWPVPEADYSRLNDLWRRAIDPDYQLSLADLAADMNREAGQKPL; from the coding sequence ATGGATTCGTTAACGCAGGCGGTTCTGGGAGCTTCGGTTCAAGGCGCGGTGCTAGGCCGGTTCCAGGGGCGAAAGGCGCTGGTGTATGGCGCCCTGCTTGGCACTCTCCCGGACATGGACGTCCTCATCGATTTCGGCGATGCCGTCGCCGACATGACCTACCATCGCGGCTTCAGCCATTCGGTCTTCGTGCTGAGCACGCTGGCGGTGTTGCTCACCTGGCTTACCCGGCGTCTGTTTCCGGATCCTCGATACAGTACCGGACGCCTGTTCGCCTGCATCGCGCTGGTACTACTGACACACGTGACGCTGGATGCTTTCACCACCTACGGCACTCAGCTGTTCTGGCCGTTACCGACGCCACCCGTGGCGATCTCAAGCATTTTCATTATCGATCCGCTGTATACCGTACCGCTGTTGATTGCCGTCATTGCCGGTCTGATCATCGGTCTCGGCCGGTTCGGCTTGCGCTGGCAATACGGTGCGTTGGCGGTGAGCACCCTTTACCTGCTGAGCACGCTTGCCGGAAAACACATGGCTGAACAGCGCCTCGATCAGGCCTTGGAACAGGCCGGTATCGAAGCCGACCAGACCTTCAGTTCGCCGACGCCTTTCAACACACTCCTATGGCGTGTGGTCGCAATCGATGACGATGACTATTACGAGGGACTGGTTAGCTGGCTGGATCAGACTCCACCGGATCTGGAGCGCTTCCCACGTAATGCTGCGACTGGGCAGGCGGCGCTTGAAGGTTCGCCGCAACACGACCGCCTGCGCTGGTTTACCCAGGAGGTTCTGCGGTACGACTTCGTCGACGGACATTGGGTGGTGACCGATCTGCGTCTGGGCATGACTGGCTATCACCCATTTCGCTTCGCACTGGCCACACAGACCGCACACGGTGGCACTGACCTCATCAGCCATACCGAGCACTGGCCGGTACCTGAAGCAGACTACTCGCGGCTCAACGATCTATGGCGCCGGGCGATCGATCCGGATTACCAGCTTTCGCTTGCCGATCTAGCGGCAGACATGAACCGCGAGGCTGGTCAAAAACCGCTGTGA
- a CDS encoding AzlC family ABC transporter permease, whose protein sequence is MSSRLSQSLSGARDTLPMLVGALPFGIIFGTLATSSGLSVAATLAMSALVFAGSAQFIAIGLIASGTGLVVIFLTTLIVNLRHMLYSASLLPYVRHLPQRWRVPLAFWLTDETFAVVHRQFILHPAAEQHRHWYFLGSCLAMYSNWVACTLIGVLLGHALPGMADWGLDFAMVATFIGIVVPALRTRPMLVAALVAGAVALAGHGLPYKLGLMLAALSGVVAGMLAAKLAGSATDAQGAPDERI, encoded by the coding sequence ATGTCTTCCCGCCTCAGTCAGAGCCTTTCAGGCGCACGCGATACTTTGCCGATGCTGGTCGGTGCGCTGCCGTTCGGCATCATTTTCGGCACGCTGGCGACTTCGTCCGGGCTGTCGGTCGCGGCCACCCTGGCGATGTCGGCGCTGGTTTTCGCCGGCTCGGCGCAGTTCATCGCCATCGGCCTGATCGCGTCGGGCACCGGCCTGGTGGTGATCTTTCTCACTACGCTGATCGTCAACCTGCGGCACATGCTCTACAGCGCAAGCCTGCTGCCTTATGTGCGCCATCTACCGCAGCGCTGGCGCGTGCCCTTGGCCTTCTGGCTCACTGACGAGACCTTCGCGGTCGTGCACCGGCAATTCATACTTCATCCCGCAGCCGAGCAGCATCGGCACTGGTACTTCCTCGGATCCTGTCTGGCGATGTACAGCAACTGGGTCGCCTGTACCTTGATTGGAGTTTTGTTGGGGCATGCGCTGCCGGGCATGGCGGACTGGGGTCTGGACTTCGCCATGGTCGCCACCTTTATCGGCATAGTGGTACCAGCGCTGCGAACCCGGCCGATGCTCGTCGCCGCCCTTGTCGCCGGCGCGGTGGCGCTCGCCGGCCACGGTTTGCCGTACAAGCTCGGACTGATGTTGGCGGCGTTGTCGGGCGTGGTAGCGGGAATGTTGGCTGCGAAGCTAGCGGGCAGCGCCACTGATGCGCAGGGGGCGCCAGATGAGCGGATATGA